The following coding sequences lie in one Silvanigrella aquatica genomic window:
- a CDS encoding sulfatase-like hydrolase/transferase: protein MLTVKIWKIFWFRYLLESLVFLIPFFLVSLLFSSHFSYMGENTSSIFFIIIKSQPNLVLISLFKILFVTLVICLGLQFVSSSFSIKYKLFFGFIFFFSAIIRVCSLYPGVSENWLITQNLNFFRDFIQFISTLKEDSKRRALLEWLPFIVSFFAFFINLMIHMRYLTKQSRIVKKARSSINIDELDNESRIFSIQGMSFLIFFIFGTVFLYNISSSFRIDLPKNSTKQARPHVFIFAIDSLRYDRLADENFSHVMPFLKSKLPKAALFKPMLVGIPRTFPSWVEIATGTYASKTGVRSMFPPRSTKIEKKETIFSAAKDSGYSTIFVSDFAGDIFPRYPFGATEVNAPTSNLEALVENGILAALSPIQAILTLPNMQRVLPSLLETPEIADPRLVANTISRSLNRVANVSKPVFLTTFFSSAHFPYASPGPWYAKFQNQIHNNHLIFRKTPDQNVIGDNIKLNISDEVKTQTIALYDGGLNAIDHTLKTLYEQLQVKGWLNNSVILIFGDHGENLYEGQLGMGHGDGVAGEFSNVTPLVIFLNGNAQTVLQDNDVKQIVRSIDIAPTIARRINVNLNEESLDGEPLLDTKEKIPDFPSDSAYMETGIWFTSGNQTPEHFPRIMYPGVTALLDIDAGMNFEFIVRPTYSQAIPGVKERAWVNETYRLIARTTPIGVNLSLYLRTDHSAKNNLIEDSLESNKYKIIALEMLNHMNKYLTSRGVEIVPNGNGSFFYAENISQ, encoded by the coding sequence ATGTTGACGGTAAAAATTTGGAAAATATTTTGGTTTCGGTATCTACTGGAAAGTTTAGTTTTTCTTATCCCATTTTTTCTTGTTTCTTTATTATTTTCATCTCATTTTTCATACATGGGAGAAAACACTTCTTCTATTTTTTTTATTATAATTAAAAGTCAACCTAATCTTGTATTAATATCTCTTTTTAAAATTTTATTTGTAACATTAGTAATTTGTTTAGGATTGCAGTTTGTTTCCTCTTCATTTTCTATAAAATATAAATTATTTTTCGGGTTTATTTTCTTTTTCTCAGCTATAATTAGAGTATGTTCTCTTTATCCGGGAGTAAGTGAAAACTGGTTGATAACTCAAAATTTAAACTTTTTTAGAGATTTTATTCAATTCATTTCTACTCTAAAAGAAGACTCAAAAAGAAGAGCTCTATTAGAATGGTTACCTTTTATTGTTAGTTTTTTCGCCTTTTTTATAAATCTTATGATTCACATGCGATATTTAACAAAGCAAAGTAGAATTGTAAAAAAAGCGCGTTCAAGTATTAACATTGATGAACTTGATAACGAATCTCGAATATTTTCTATTCAAGGTATGTCATTTTTAATATTCTTTATTTTTGGAACTGTTTTTTTATATAATATTTCATCTTCATTCCGAATTGATCTTCCTAAAAACTCAACAAAACAAGCTCGACCCCATGTTTTTATTTTTGCCATTGACAGCCTGCGTTATGACAGACTTGCTGATGAAAATTTTTCACATGTCATGCCCTTTTTAAAAAGCAAATTACCTAAAGCAGCGCTTTTTAAACCTATGCTTGTAGGAATTCCAAGAACATTTCCAAGTTGGGTTGAAATTGCCACAGGAACATATGCTTCAAAAACGGGGGTACGCTCCATGTTTCCGCCACGCAGCACTAAAATTGAAAAAAAAGAAACTATTTTTTCTGCTGCAAAAGACAGTGGTTATTCCACAATATTTGTCTCCGATTTTGCTGGTGATATTTTTCCAAGATATCCTTTTGGAGCAACAGAAGTGAATGCTCCTACTTCAAATTTAGAAGCACTTGTTGAAAATGGAATACTTGCAGCCCTCAGTCCGATTCAAGCCATTCTAACATTACCAAATATGCAACGCGTATTACCTTCTCTATTAGAAACTCCCGAAATTGCCGATCCTAGACTCGTTGCAAATACAATTTCTAGAAGTTTAAACCGTGTTGCCAATGTTTCAAAACCTGTTTTTTTAACAACATTTTTTTCATCAGCTCATTTTCCTTATGCCTCTCCAGGGCCTTGGTATGCAAAATTCCAAAATCAAATTCATAATAATCACTTGATTTTTAGAAAAACTCCCGATCAAAATGTAATAGGCGACAATATTAAATTAAATATTTCAGATGAAGTAAAAACACAAACTATCGCTCTTTACGATGGTGGGTTAAATGCCATTGATCACACTTTAAAAACTCTATATGAGCAATTACAAGTAAAAGGTTGGCTCAATAATTCTGTTATTCTTATTTTTGGTGATCACGGGGAAAATTTATATGAAGGCCAATTAGGTATGGGGCACGGAGATGGAGTTGCAGGAGAATTCTCTAACGTAACACCACTTGTGATATTTTTAAATGGCAATGCACAAACTGTTTTACAAGATAATGATGTCAAACAAATTGTTCGCTCTATTGATATTGCACCCACAATTGCAAGAAGAATTAATGTGAATTTAAATGAAGAAAGCTTAGATGGAGAACCCTTACTCGATACTAAAGAAAAAATACCGGATTTTCCATCAGATTCAGCTTACATGGAAACAGGAATTTGGTTCACTTCTGGAAATCAAACTCCGGAACACTTTCCTCGAATCATGTACCCCGGTGTCACAGCTCTTCTTGACATCGATGCAGGTATGAATTTTGAATTTATTGTGCGTCCCACTTACTCACAAGCTATTCCAGGAGTAAAAGAAAGAGCGTGGGTTAACGAAACATATCGTCTTATTGCGAGAACCACACCAATAGGTGTTAATTTGTCACTTTACTTAAGAACGGATCACAGCGCTAAAAACAATTTAATTGAAGATTCCTTAGAATCTAATAAATACAAAATAATTGCATTAGAAATGTTAAATCATATGAACAAATATTTAACTTCCCGCGGCGTTGAAATTGTACCCAATGGTAATGGTTCATTTTTCTATGCGGAGAATATTAGCCAATGA
- the ychF gene encoding redox-regulated ATPase YchF → MGFNCGIVGLPNVGKSTLFNAVTRTANAQAANYPFCTIEPNVGRVAVPDERLDKINGIINAKKVIPTFMEFVDIAGLVKGASRGEGLGNQFLGHIRQVDAIVHVVRCFEDSNITHVDGSTDPARDVDTINTELVYCDFETVNKSIEKMARLLKNNDKKILVANECAQRLKAHLELLKPARSFQTLNEDEDSYLQSLHLITRKQVLYAANVNENELSDNGNSSKHVKALREIAEKEGSKVVVVSARLEEELGQLEAEDAKLYMDDLKISEPGLDRLIKTGYSLLGLMTYFTAGVQEVRAWTIPKECKAPQAAGVIHTDFEKGFICAEVYAYDDLVRLGSEAKVKEAGLYRKEGRDYVCKDGDIMNFLFNV, encoded by the coding sequence ATGGGTTTTAACTGTGGGATTGTGGGTCTTCCAAATGTGGGAAAATCAACCTTATTTAATGCCGTGACACGAACGGCAAATGCTCAAGCGGCAAATTATCCCTTTTGTACAATTGAGCCAAATGTGGGTCGCGTTGCCGTACCCGACGAGCGTTTAGATAAAATCAACGGAATTATAAATGCGAAGAAGGTCATTCCTACTTTTATGGAGTTTGTTGACATCGCAGGGCTCGTAAAAGGAGCCAGTCGTGGTGAAGGTTTGGGAAATCAATTTTTAGGGCATATTCGTCAGGTCGATGCTATCGTTCATGTTGTCAGATGCTTTGAAGATTCCAATATCACCCACGTGGATGGTTCAACCGATCCCGCTCGTGACGTTGATACCATTAATACGGAATTAGTTTACTGTGACTTTGAAACAGTAAACAAAAGTATTGAAAAAATGGCACGTTTATTAAAAAATAACGATAAAAAAATCCTTGTTGCAAATGAATGTGCGCAAAGACTAAAAGCTCACTTAGAACTTTTAAAGCCAGCAAGATCATTCCAAACTTTAAACGAAGATGAGGACAGCTACTTACAAAGTCTTCACTTAATTACACGCAAACAAGTTCTTTATGCAGCAAATGTTAATGAAAATGAACTTTCTGATAATGGCAACAGCTCAAAACATGTGAAAGCATTAAGAGAAATTGCTGAAAAAGAAGGCTCTAAAGTTGTTGTTGTTTCTGCACGTCTTGAAGAAGAATTAGGACAGCTTGAAGCTGAAGATGCAAAGTTATACATGGATGATCTTAAAATTTCCGAGCCAGGTTTAGATAGGCTTATAAAAACCGGCTATTCTCTTCTCGGACTAATGACTTATTTTACAGCAGGTGTTCAGGAAGTACGCGCTTGGACAATACCTAAAGAATGCAAAGCGCCCCAAGCAGCGGGTGTCATTCATACGGATTTTGAAAAAGGATTTATTTGCGCAGAAGTATATGCGTACGATGATCTTGTTCGATTAGGAAGCGAAGCTAAAGTAAAGGAAGCTGGGTTATATAGAAAAGAAGGTCGTGATTACGTTTGTAAAGACGGTGATATTATGAACTTCTTATTTAATGTGTAA
- a CDS encoding sulfatase, whose protein sequence is MKKLRLKRHYIRIILRPVRVLKLSLVYFYGRIALSLALRGIKLPGLVKIKNRMPASALGAYERQVLIYDIKGERYSFRKGPLWLRKLFEKIIHILSKNRFWLLIVFKTIVAFFIITIPILIFIIIRGILPVPERVGYTPIKMKLNEKSNIRTDWLYTEAPFLNMEDSYYIKNHFNYIDPENSRGVNVSPVMEPNSPPGLVHLGIGYYPAKLNLIRGFIVGESSPLYISQLKNVPIEVEHGNRLRIQYYLFPSKDDSSYQCQIELQDQSGNIIANITQTTQPKFKPRTPGSLSASWNERFVPNSTPYIGKAEEFIVNLKSPPKQIRAEVKEIKQAHNGEDNKDLQPTTDPDYMKSFKINYPNSKGKDLTNNNCIFALGDFSFERTVIQPPKRRGIIFILVDTLRTKTAYDPDIMPNLNEYAKKEGIKFLEHRAQANMTVPSIIPLMTSRYSRDVGSVAFTYAADAAMRKNFYDKQIPTLATSMQNLGYRVGGIGWLSLFSEAMQGGVDLGFHNAIISEIPEYEARQITENMGNWLENYGDAPFFLYLHYNTAHGPYKPPLEKIDFQKLLSKPFGLNQKKQLYNGVSRYWDDEFLNIMQKLKDLGLEKDVDIIITADHGAQLDVQPWYYFSGVNQNLDGAYADKGNSLLDEEVRVPLILHLAKNNHLKGTEITTPTAHVDLFPTLYELAGGTKPNENWRGINLTPALNENSNITFEEHLNKRKSIYFEGHKYAGLLYWGESFANNPMKYVRQLTPDSVKLYLTHNPWSEKISWYQPEIFSSVNLKEHTEKLLPMITGENLKNLRNAYYRYSPSHKIIRFTAKYSGDFNLEIILNRNDKGSNPVVTLIPEGIKVIEKKELNKISYTFSGKINNDEGVWINLGDTTPSEIKLAQDITPLICPNGNKTQSHLLVDTLQNQACSFFPPPDGIIELNYSSKDKPVVIQKTLSSEQVEQIEGTGAGAALQNALREWGYAK, encoded by the coding sequence ATGAAAAAATTGCGATTAAAAAGACATTATATTCGTATTATTTTAAGACCCGTAAGAGTTTTAAAATTATCTCTTGTCTATTTTTATGGACGCATTGCTTTATCACTGGCGCTTCGCGGAATAAAATTACCTGGATTGGTTAAAATTAAAAATAGAATGCCCGCAAGTGCTTTAGGAGCTTATGAAAGACAAGTTCTTATTTATGATATAAAAGGTGAAAGATATTCTTTCCGTAAGGGACCATTATGGTTAAGAAAATTATTTGAAAAAATAATTCATATTCTATCAAAAAATCGTTTTTGGTTATTGATTGTATTTAAAACCATTGTTGCCTTTTTCATTATTACTATTCCAATATTAATATTCATTATTATAAGAGGCATACTTCCTGTTCCTGAAAGAGTCGGTTATACTCCAATAAAAATGAAGCTGAATGAAAAATCCAATATTAGAACAGATTGGTTATATACAGAAGCTCCTTTTTTAAACATGGAAGATTCCTATTATATAAAAAATCATTTTAATTATATTGATCCTGAAAATTCACGTGGTGTTAATGTTTCTCCCGTAATGGAGCCAAACTCACCTCCCGGATTAGTTCATTTAGGAATTGGTTATTATCCTGCAAAATTAAATCTTATTCGGGGATTTATAGTTGGAGAATCTTCTCCTCTATATATATCTCAATTAAAAAATGTTCCAATAGAAGTAGAACATGGAAATCGACTTCGCATTCAATATTATTTATTTCCATCAAAAGATGATTCCAGTTATCAATGTCAAATTGAACTTCAAGATCAATCTGGAAATATTATTGCAAATATTACCCAAACAACGCAACCAAAATTTAAACCTAGAACTCCCGGATCTCTTTCGGCATCTTGGAATGAAAGATTTGTTCCCAATAGCACTCCTTATATTGGAAAAGCTGAAGAATTTATTGTTAATTTAAAATCACCTCCAAAACAGATAAGAGCTGAAGTCAAAGAAATCAAACAAGCTCATAATGGAGAAGATAATAAAGATCTACAACCAACAACTGATCCTGATTACATGAAATCTTTTAAAATAAATTATCCCAATTCTAAAGGAAAAGATCTTACAAATAATAATTGTATTTTTGCATTAGGTGATTTCAGTTTTGAAAGAACAGTGATTCAACCTCCAAAAAGAAGAGGAATTATTTTTATTTTAGTTGATACTTTGCGAACTAAAACAGCTTATGATCCCGATATCATGCCGAATTTAAATGAATATGCGAAAAAAGAAGGAATTAAATTTTTAGAACACAGAGCACAGGCAAATATGACTGTACCCAGTATTATTCCCTTAATGACTTCGCGATATTCGAGAGATGTTGGATCAGTTGCATTTACCTATGCAGCCGATGCTGCTATGCGCAAAAATTTCTACGATAAACAAATTCCTACGCTCGCAACTTCAATGCAAAATTTAGGATATAGGGTCGGCGGCATTGGTTGGCTTTCTTTATTTTCTGAGGCTATGCAAGGCGGCGTTGATTTAGGTTTTCACAATGCTATCATTTCTGAAATTCCTGAATATGAAGCCCGTCAAATAACAGAAAACATGGGAAATTGGCTTGAAAATTATGGCGACGCTCCTTTCTTTTTATATTTACATTATAATACCGCTCATGGGCCTTATAAACCACCATTAGAAAAAATTGATTTTCAAAAATTACTTTCAAAACCCTTTGGATTAAATCAAAAAAAACAACTATACAATGGCGTAAGTCGCTACTGGGATGATGAATTTTTAAATATCATGCAAAAATTAAAGGATTTAGGATTAGAAAAAGATGTTGACATAATTATAACAGCAGATCATGGTGCGCAATTAGATGTGCAACCTTGGTATTATTTTTCAGGAGTTAATCAAAATCTTGATGGTGCTTATGCTGATAAAGGAAATTCATTACTCGATGAAGAAGTGCGTGTTCCTTTAATTTTACATCTTGCAAAAAATAATCATTTGAAGGGAACTGAAATTACAACACCGACGGCTCATGTAGATTTATTTCCCACATTATATGAACTTGCAGGCGGTACAAAGCCAAATGAAAATTGGCGCGGAATAAATTTAACTCCCGCTTTAAATGAAAATTCAAATATCACATTTGAAGAGCATCTAAATAAAAGAAAAAGTATCTATTTTGAAGGCCATAAATATGCTGGTCTTTTATACTGGGGTGAAAGTTTTGCAAATAATCCTATGAAATATGTAAGACAATTGACTCCGGATAGTGTCAAATTATATTTAACTCACAATCCATGGAGTGAAAAAATCAGTTGGTATCAACCCGAGATTTTTTCTTCTGTTAATTTAAAAGAGCATACTGAAAAACTTTTGCCCATGATTACTGGAGAAAATTTAAAAAATCTACGAAATGCTTATTATAGATATTCTCCTTCACATAAAATTATACGCTTTACCGCAAAATATTCAGGGGATTTTAATTTAGAAATTATTCTCAATAGAAATGATAAGGGGAGCAATCCGGTCGTTACTTTAATTCCTGAAGGAATTAAAGTAATTGAGAAAAAAGAGCTCAATAAAATAAGTTATACTTTCTCAGGAAAAATAAACAATGACGAAGGAGTTTGGATTAACTTAGGCGATACCACCCCCAGCGAAATTAAATTAGCTCAGGATATAACTCCCTTAATTTGTCCCAATGGCAATAAAACTCAGTCACATTTACTAGTCGATACTTTACAAAATCAAGCTTGCTCCTTTTTTCCCCCGCCCGATGGAATTATTGAATTAAACTATTCTTCCAAAGATAAACCCGTCGTTATTCAAAAAACCCTTTCCAGCGAACAGGTCGAACAGATAGAAGGAACAGGCGCAGGAGCCGCCCTGCAAAATGCATTACGAGAATGGGGTTATGCGAAGTGA
- a CDS encoding helix-turn-helix domain-containing protein, with the protein MNSENLNRTIEGATVQGPADENDNSPMANDKLLSFSSCPDEFKLFIEETSLEKLVYWKLYNLFEKFDEDSPNDILKTVLAHVERPLFALVLKKTKGNQSKAADVLGCNRNTLHRKLKEFSIEPKDLRKALRSSENSQSRATYNNNNRLEEISVEAR; encoded by the coding sequence ATGAATTCTGAAAACCTAAATAGAACAATAGAGGGAGCAACTGTCCAAGGACCGGCGGATGAAAACGACAACTCACCAATGGCGAATGATAAACTTCTTAGCTTTTCATCCTGTCCTGACGAATTCAAGCTATTTATAGAAGAAACCAGCCTTGAAAAGCTTGTCTATTGGAAACTTTATAATTTATTTGAAAAGTTTGATGAAGATTCACCAAATGACATTTTAAAAACTGTTTTAGCTCATGTGGAAAGACCCCTGTTTGCTTTAGTTTTAAAGAAAACAAAAGGAAATCAGAGCAAAGCAGCCGATGTGTTAGGTTGCAACCGCAATACTTTACATAGAAAATTAAAAGAATTTTCTATTGAACCCAAAGATCTACGTAAAGCATTGAGAAGCTCAGAAAATTCTCAGTCAAGAGCAACGTATAATAATAATAACCGCTTGGAAGAAATCTCTGTAGAAGCTAGGTAA
- the dnaB gene encoding replicative DNA helicase, which produces MNTSLQNTPSIAGLPHSREAEQAVLGTILATPSSIFGFTDKLIPDYFFDPQHRIIVSAMRELVAENTPADVTLVYGKLREKGDNLKVGDLEGVRRLLEFNARPELLGYWLDEVKKYWELRIVIEACAEIVARGKKVAGANVDEFLSYAESKFTQLAESRITTGLIPSAQVVRETILDLEKIFQNPGKITGIPSGFTDLDKITAGFQPSDLIILAARPAMGKTSLALNFASNAVFLHQKTVAFFSLEMSNAQLMQRMLATAAKIESHKFRDGKMTSEELARLYPEAASFQTDKLLLDDSPGISIIDLASRCRKVKREKGCLDMIIVDYLQLMSANTSAKGAQNREREISIISMGLKSLAKELSCPVIALSQLNRGLEQRPDKRPRPSDLRESGSIEQDADQILFVYRDEVYNKDSPDKGIAEIIIGKNRHGSIDTVKLAFQSSFTSFHNLARFDS; this is translated from the coding sequence ATGAACACTTCCTTACAAAATACACCTAGTATCGCCGGCCTTCCTCATTCCCGCGAGGCAGAACAGGCGGTTCTTGGAACTATTCTCGCCACACCTTCAAGCATTTTTGGATTTACAGACAAACTCATACCAGACTATTTTTTTGACCCTCAGCATAGAATTATTGTTTCTGCTATGCGGGAACTTGTAGCAGAGAACACACCCGCAGATGTGACTTTAGTCTATGGCAAACTCAGAGAAAAAGGCGATAATCTTAAAGTAGGAGATCTGGAAGGTGTCCGTAGACTTCTTGAGTTTAATGCCAGACCTGAGCTCTTAGGCTATTGGCTTGATGAGGTCAAAAAATACTGGGAACTTCGCATTGTTATTGAGGCTTGTGCCGAAATTGTAGCGCGTGGCAAAAAAGTTGCCGGAGCTAATGTAGATGAGTTCCTCAGCTATGCGGAATCGAAATTTACCCAATTAGCAGAATCCCGCATTACCACGGGCTTAATTCCTTCAGCTCAAGTTGTTCGAGAAACCATTCTCGATCTCGAAAAAATATTCCAAAATCCGGGTAAAATTACAGGGATTCCAAGTGGGTTTACGGACTTGGATAAAATCACTGCAGGTTTTCAACCTTCAGACTTAATTATTTTAGCGGCTCGTCCCGCTATGGGAAAAACCTCTTTGGCTTTAAATTTTGCGAGCAACGCCGTATTTTTGCATCAAAAAACGGTGGCCTTTTTCAGCCTTGAAATGAGCAATGCCCAGTTAATGCAAAGAATGCTTGCCACAGCAGCAAAAATTGAATCCCATAAATTTCGCGATGGTAAAATGACCAGCGAAGAATTGGCACGTTTATACCCTGAAGCCGCTTCCTTTCAAACAGATAAACTTTTACTAGATGACTCCCCAGGAATCAGCATTATCGATTTAGCCAGCCGCTGCCGCAAAGTGAAACGCGAAAAAGGGTGTTTAGACATGATTATTGTAGACTATTTGCAATTGATGTCTGCAAATACATCAGCAAAAGGGGCACAAAACCGAGAAAGAGAAATATCAATTATCAGTATGGGTTTAAAATCTTTAGCAAAAGAATTAAGTTGCCCCGTTATTGCCCTCTCTCAGCTCAATCGTGGCCTAGAGCAACGCCCCGACAAACGCCCCAGACCCTCAGATTTGCGTGAATCGGGCTCTATTGAACAAGATGCCGATCAAATTTTATTTGTTTATCGTGACGAAGTTTATAATAAAGACAGCCCTGATAAAGGGATTGCTGAAATTATTATTGGAAAAAATAGACATGGCTCCATAGATACCGTCAAGCTAGCCTTTCAAAGCAGTTTCACATCGTTTCATAATTTAGCTCGGTTTGATTCCTAA
- the nth gene encoding endonuclease III produces MKEFKIMEKKKIEEVFSILNKTWPDAKCELEHNNHFQLLIAVVLSAQATDKSVNKALNPLYTQYPQFSAQDLVKMGEEKFLNTIRSIGLAPTKAKNCLKLANMLQENFDGKVPLNRTDLEQLPGVGRKTANVILNVLCGMPTMAVDTHVERVSQRIGLVPATKNRLEIEEGLLKALPKKYAIKAHHLLIFQGRYHCTARNPKCETCPIEHLCLKRGVVTH; encoded by the coding sequence GTGAAAGAATTCAAAATAATGGAAAAAAAGAAAATTGAAGAAGTTTTTTCAATATTAAACAAAACCTGGCCCGATGCAAAATGCGAACTCGAGCACAATAATCACTTTCAATTATTAATTGCTGTCGTCTTAAGTGCTCAGGCAACAGATAAATCTGTGAATAAAGCACTCAATCCTTTATATACTCAATATCCTCAATTTTCAGCACAAGATTTGGTAAAAATGGGTGAGGAAAAATTCTTAAATACCATTCGCAGCATTGGACTTGCTCCCACAAAAGCTAAAAATTGTTTAAAATTAGCAAATATGCTACAAGAAAACTTTGATGGAAAAGTTCCTCTCAATAGGACTGATTTGGAACAGCTTCCCGGCGTAGGACGCAAAACAGCCAACGTAATATTAAATGTCTTATGCGGCATGCCAACTATGGCAGTTGATACCCACGTGGAACGTGTCTCTCAACGCATTGGCCTTGTTCCTGCAACCAAAAATAGATTGGAAATAGAAGAAGGGCTTTTAAAGGCACTTCCTAAGAAATACGCTATAAAAGCCCATCATTTATTAATATTTCAAGGAAGATACCACTGTACCGCAAGAAACCCAAAATGCGAAACTTGTCCCATTGAACATCTCTGTTTAAAAAGAGGCGTTGTTACACATTAA
- a CDS encoding type IV toxin-antitoxin system AbiEi family antitoxin domain-containing protein → MKLPRIYEHFRQGQIFTIEEAREKLKTTGNTLRKRLSELASRGYIFPIRQGLYRVTKIGERPDLDKSSPFAIAGKLTPYSYVGFHSALQLHAREVLKENDTIYVVSPTKFNSFRFEGIHYFWCQSPEPHGLETHFLTHNGLEFAILTSNFEKTLVDCLKRPTHCPPFYELVRLCRKSGYLPDIEKILKYAADCNVQALFNRLGFLFEKNLSHWEIEDNFFKFIEDRMSRKQTEWPIPYDLHKNTSESQVVGHSPGGGSLGGGVLDMKNRWKVQFSQQSQ, encoded by the coding sequence ATGAAGTTACCAAGGATTTATGAGCATTTTCGCCAGGGCCAAATCTTTACAATAGAAGAGGCGCGTGAAAAGCTAAAAACGACTGGAAACACCTTACGCAAGAGATTAAGTGAACTTGCATCAAGAGGATATATTTTTCCCATTCGGCAAGGGCTTTATCGTGTTACGAAAATAGGAGAAAGACCCGATCTTGATAAAAGTTCTCCGTTTGCTATTGCCGGAAAGCTAACTCCCTACTCTTATGTTGGCTTTCATTCCGCGTTGCAACTCCATGCGCGAGAAGTTCTGAAAGAAAACGATACCATTTATGTCGTAAGCCCGACAAAATTCAATTCTTTTCGCTTTGAAGGTATCCATTACTTTTGGTGTCAAAGTCCAGAGCCACATGGATTAGAAACGCATTTTTTGACTCATAATGGGCTTGAGTTTGCTATTCTGACTTCTAACTTTGAAAAAACACTAGTAGATTGTCTCAAGAGACCCACACATTGTCCTCCTTTTTATGAACTGGTGAGACTTTGTCGTAAAAGCGGCTATTTGCCTGATATTGAAAAAATTTTAAAATATGCAGCGGATTGTAATGTCCAAGCGCTTTTCAATCGTTTGGGTTTTTTGTTTGAGAAAAATTTATCGCATTGGGAAATTGAAGATAATTTTTTCAAATTTATTGAGGATAGGATGAGTCGGAAACAGACAGAATGGCCTATTCCATATGATCTACATAAAAATACTTCGGAATCTCAGGTGGTTGGGCATAGCCCGGGAGGAGGAAGCTTAGGTGGAGGTGTTTTAGATATGAAAAACCGCTGGAAAGTTCAGTTTTCCCAGCAAAGTCAATAA